TGAACCATATTATACAAAATTTGAGAAAATCTGTGGTTTATCAGGTAATACCGGTAACCTAAAAGGTGAAATTCTAGAAGGTGGTGACCCATTTGAAGGCCCACGTTCAGAACCTTACCCATTGCCAGCGCTTGATGATACATTGAATTCAAGTATGTTTGCTAAAACCGCTCGCAAGATGGGTTACCACCCATTCCCTAACCCTGCGGCAATTGCATCACGTAGTTGGACAAACCCTTATGGTAACCAAATTGCACCATGTAACTATTGTGGTTTCTGTAGCCGTTATCCGTGTTTGAACTATTCTAAAGCCTCTCCACAAAGTGCGGTAATGGATTCGTTGAAACAAATGGATAATTTCTCATACGAAGTGAACGCAGAAGTAATTAAAGTGCTATTGCACGATGATAAGAAAACCGCCAAAGGCGTCTTGTACGTCGATGAAAACGGTGACGAATGCTTCCAACCTGCGAAAATTGTCGTGATCAGTGGTTTCCAATTGTACAACGTACGTTTGATGTTGCTCTCTGGTATTGGTCAGCCATACGATCCGGTCACGGAAACTGGCACCGTAGGACGTAACTATGCGTTCCTAAGTCACGGCGGCACGCGTTTATTCTTTAAAGATAAAAACTTCAATCCGTTCGCGACTGCTGGTGCTTCTGGTCAAATGTTTAACGATATTTCTCCGGGTAATTATGATGCGCCAAGCCTTGGCTTTATTGGCGGTGCTAAAATCCACAGTTCGCAAGCCTCTGGCGCGCCAATTGGTACTGGTTTACCAGCAGGTACACCAAAATGGGGTATGGGCTGGAAAGAAGGTATGGAAGAGTGGTATGGCCATTCAATGAAGCTAAGCATCACGACTACATGTATGTCTTACCGCGATGTGTACCTAGACTTGGATCCAAACTATACCGATAAATACGGTTTGCCGTTATTACGCATGACATTCAACTGGCAGAAGAATGAACTTAAGCTTCAACAATATTTGAAGAAAGTCGTGAATAACATCGCTGATGAAATGAAGCCAGATTCACGTACTCAAGGTTACTTGAGCATGGATGATAACTTCGATATCACTGAGTATGTGTCGACACATAACGTGGGTGGTGCGGTTGCAGGTGACGATCCTAAAACGTCAGCATTAAACAAATACTTGCAAAGTTGGGATGTGCATAACGTCTTTGTTCCTGGCGGTAATGCGTTCCCGCAAAACTTCCAAGCGAACCCAACTAATACCATTGGTGCGATGACGCTATTGTCGGCTCAGGCGATTAAAGATCATTACATCCAAAACCCAGGACCACTAGTGCAGGCATAGATTTATGAATGGATTTAATTTTAGTCGCATTACCATCGGAAGCGCTTTACTGTTTGCTGTATGCAGCACCTCTGCAATAGCAGCACAATCAACCGTTTCTGATTCTGATAACGCACAAACTCAGCTTATTAAGCGTGGGGAATACCTTTCTCGTGCTGGTGATTGTATGGCATGTCACTCAGTGGAAGGGCAGCCAGAATATACCGGTGGCCTCGCGATTGAGTCTGATTTAGGGGTTATTTATTCCACCAATATTACGCCAGATAAAAAGCACGGTATCGGTAACTATACTGAGAAGCAATTTGCGGATGCAGTAAGAAAAGGGGTACGAGCAGATGGGTCTAAACTCTACCCAGCCATGCCTTACCCTGACTATGCTACCGTTACTGATGAAGATATTCACGCGTTATATACGTATTTCATGCATAAAGTACCGGCCAATGATCGTCAGCCAAAACAAACGGATTTAAGTTTTCCGTTTAATCAGCGTTGGGGCATGATGTTCTGGAATTGGGCATTTGGTAACAGCGAGACTAAGTTTAAGCCAATTAAAGGGGCTTCTGATGAAGTCAACCGCGGCGCTTACTTAGTACAGGGGCTGGGCCACTGTGGTAGTTGTCATACGCCACGCGGTATTGGCATGCAAGAAAAAGCGTACAATGATTCAGACAAAGCCTTTTTATCCGGTGGTGAGCTCAATGGTTGGGCTGTTCCATCATTACGTGGTGTCCATCATTGGACACAAGATGAGTTAGTAGAGTACCTACAAACTGGTCGTAATGATAAAGCGGGCGTGGCTGGTGAGATGACCTCTGTTGTTTATAACAGTACGTCTCATATGTCAGAAGCGGACTTACATGCGATTGCTGTTTACCTGAAACAGCTTGATGGTAAACGCGTTGTGCCAAAAGAAGATAAAGCTGCCACTGAGAAAACGGCTGCGAAGTTGACTCAGGCTAAAAATCTGACTGAAGGTGAGCGTTTGTACATAGATAACTGTAGTGCCTGTCACTTAGTTGATGGTAAAGGCGCGCCGAAAGCCTTTCCACAAATCAATGGTGCGAGCCTGGTGAACGCCGATAATCCGGATGGATTGATTCACATTATTTTGCAGGGTGCACAGTTGCCATCAACAGAAAAAGCGCCATCAGAGTTGATGATGCCCGGTTTTGCTCACCGTCTTAACGATAAAGAAGTTGCAGAACTTGCGACCTTCTTACGTCAAGGATGGAGTAATGATGCAGGTAAAGTGTCAGTCGATGAAGTGAAATCAGTACGCGCTAAAATTACTGATAGTAAAGAGTAATTAGTTATCTTCCTTTAGGAAGCTGAACGATGAGTCTATAGGACGACCAATAGGTCGTCCTTTTTTATGTGTCGATGTATTGCATCGCGGCAGTCCCCAGTCTTGTTTAAAGTGGTCAGAGAGTTTGTATCGTCATGAATTGATTTATAATCAACGATTGACAACAACATTCACACCTTTAGAATAGTTTGTCTAGTCAGCGGTTCTACCTCGCAGCTTCTGATAGTGCTTATCAACTAATTAGTCGTTAGTAAGCATAATAAAGATTATTTTTAAATAAATTGAAAATAAGACTTTACAAAGAAGGTTAATTGGTAGATGCTGTCTTTGCTCTGGAGTTCAGAGTTATTAAATGTAAATAGAGTCAAAGTTAAATTCTCAGTAGCCCATCGTAACTGTTGTCGTTCTTAGTGTTTCCTTAGCTTCATCTAACCATTAAATAATTCATGCCCATGGTGTATCGCAAAATTTTTTTGCGGCAATTACTTTTAATTTTTTATATAAGGGACACACAATGTCTAATGCAAAATCAACTGGTCTAGTTAAATGGTTCAACGAAGAGAAAGGCTTTGGCTTTATCACTCAAAACAATGGCGGTGCTGACGTATTCGTTCACTTCCGTGCTATTGCTTCTGAAGGCTTCAAAACTTTGGCTGACGGTCAAAAAGTAGAATTTGACGTAGAACAAGGTCAAAAAGGTCTTCAAGCTGCAAACGTTGTAGCTCTATAAGATTTTGAATAACGCAGATAGCTTCGGCTATCTGCGTTAATCTTCCAATACCCCACTTATACCTACTCAGTCATACACCACTTAATCTGCTTTAATGTGTATAACCCTCAGTAACAACACTTCTGTTTTATCCTGCATTCTTCTCATTTTTATTAGCGTCGAATAATTTATAATAACAGCGAAATATGTTTGTCATATCTCTACGTTATTGTTGGATAAAATCATCGTACCCGTAAGGAAAATATTATGAGCCGTTCAAATGGTCGTAAACGTATTTGGTTTCAGCATTCGCAAGATCAGAAAATCAAAAAAGACACACCGAAAATGATTCAAGCTACTAACGCAAATTAATTCACGCTACCTTCATTGAATAACGTTGCAGTGACTTTCAATGTTTTATACAAAACGCAGTGTGACATACTGCCAGTGAATGTCTTGACACACGCAGTGTGGTGAGACGAAAGAAAAAGAGATAAAGAAACATTTTATTTTTCAGCCTGAGGAAATCACAACGGCTCAGTGAAAAATCCAGTGACAAAGTGATGCTCCCAACATGTACTTTGCTTCTTTATCTTCTCTCCTTGATTTACCAATCTTTCTTAATAGATGCAACTCCCTATATATATTTCCCCATTTTAATGATTGCTTGAGCATCCATGCTGTATTTTATTGCGCTTCAAAATAATGAGACACCCACATTGTGAAAAACAGTGGTCTTGTGACTAGCTTCCTAATGTTTATCACGGCGTGATGCTCGAATTTGTCAATCATATCTATTTTGAGCGATCAACCAGCGGCTTTACTCGAATTTTACAGTATTCAGGACGAGCGAAGACGTACTAATTAATATAGACAGTGGGAAATGACAGAGTAGTGGTTTATCGTTGCGCCACCTTGCTGAAGGTAAAAAGGTCGTACTAGGCTTAGTATCATCAAAAGTGCCTGAACTTGAAGCGATTGATGATGTGATCGAACGCATTAAAGAAGCCAGCCAATATGTACCGTTAGAAAACTTATATCTCAGCACGCAATGTGGCTTTGCTTCTACAGAAGAGGGGAACGCATTAACTGAAGCGCAGCAATGGGCTAAAATTGTGTTAGTGCAAACCATCGCTCAGCGAGTGTGGAAAGATTCGTTAATTTGATACTTTTATCCCAGTTGATATTAATAGCTAGATAGTAAATGGGCCGGATTTTATGGTAATAATCACCGGCCCAGAGGGTTTACCTAAGGGACACTATTATTCCTCAGTGTTCTTGCGAATTTCCTTACGGCGTTTATCAGAATGTTCAGTGTTGGTCACATTAAACGTATCTGTGACGCTACGCATCTTCGCACTGATCGACGTGATGTCTGTACTGATTACGTTACATAGCTTAATAGTATGTTGCGTATTAACAAAATTTTCATCTAATTGGACGAAGTTATCGGATAATCCGTGTAAGCCTTTCACTTGCTCACCCATGAGAGAGGTTATGTCATGCACATGACCATCAATGTTGTGCATTGCCGTTTCGACCTGTTCCCATGTTATTTCTGTTTGCTGCACTCGATTTGCACAGTTTTTGGTCGATTCTAAGCCTTTATGGATAAT
This DNA window, taken from Vibrio palustris, encodes the following:
- a CDS encoding GMC family oxidoreductase, which codes for MSVIEKKEVDVVVCGLGWTGSLMSIELAMAGLTVRALEKGPDRSYKEMSYPKPADQYAYDVRNKVMATPAQSAVTFRYNSKEVAVPTRKWGAFLPGSGVGGSGLHWTAVLLRPTPTDLKLKTYADEAYKPGILQENMRIYDFPYEWDEIEPYYTKFEKICGLSGNTGNLKGEILEGGDPFEGPRSEPYPLPALDDTLNSSMFAKTARKMGYHPFPNPAAIASRSWTNPYGNQIAPCNYCGFCSRYPCLNYSKASPQSAVMDSLKQMDNFSYEVNAEVIKVLLHDDKKTAKGVLYVDENGDECFQPAKIVVISGFQLYNVRLMLLSGIGQPYDPVTETGTVGRNYAFLSHGGTRLFFKDKNFNPFATAGASGQMFNDISPGNYDAPSLGFIGGAKIHSSQASGAPIGTGLPAGTPKWGMGWKEGMEEWYGHSMKLSITTTCMSYRDVYLDLDPNYTDKYGLPLLRMTFNWQKNELKLQQYLKKVVNNIADEMKPDSRTQGYLSMDDNFDITEYVSTHNVGGAVAGDDPKTSALNKYLQSWDVHNVFVPGGNAFPQNFQANPTNTIGAMTLLSAQAIKDHYIQNPGPLVQA
- a CDS encoding c-type cytochrome — translated: MNGFNFSRITIGSALLFAVCSTSAIAAQSTVSDSDNAQTQLIKRGEYLSRAGDCMACHSVEGQPEYTGGLAIESDLGVIYSTNITPDKKHGIGNYTEKQFADAVRKGVRADGSKLYPAMPYPDYATVTDEDIHALYTYFMHKVPANDRQPKQTDLSFPFNQRWGMMFWNWAFGNSETKFKPIKGASDEVNRGAYLVQGLGHCGSCHTPRGIGMQEKAYNDSDKAFLSGGELNGWAVPSLRGVHHWTQDELVEYLQTGRNDKAGVAGEMTSVVYNSTSHMSEADLHAIAVYLKQLDGKRVVPKEDKAATEKTAAKLTQAKNLTEGERLYIDNCSACHLVDGKGAPKAFPQINGASLVNADNPDGLIHIILQGAQLPSTEKAPSELMMPGFAHRLNDKEVAELATFLRQGWSNDAGKVSVDEVKSVRAKITDSKE
- the cspE gene encoding transcription antiterminator/RNA stability regulator CspE, coding for MSNAKSTGLVKWFNEEKGFGFITQNNGGADVFVHFRAIASEGFKTLADGQKVEFDVEQGQKGLQAANVVAL